One genomic segment of Panicum virgatum strain AP13 chromosome 2N, P.virgatum_v5, whole genome shotgun sequence includes these proteins:
- the LOC120662487 gene encoding uncharacterized protein LOC120662487, protein MVSRNTRSSRNNQRSATSVNGGELNGIANVNASERDTEVNIEASGAANVVTESEAAAGGTPPTRVKRAKKKTSPIWKHFTEVFVEEKVDDMVIKKPMAVCKYCDDVLSSQSNQGTTRLWNHYHSFHDEKNESW, encoded by the exons ATGGTTTCAAGAAACACAAGGTCGTCAAGAAATAACCAG AGGTCAGCGACATCTGTAAATGGAGGAGAACTAAATGGCATTGCTAATGTGAATGCAAGTGAGAGGGACACAGAGGTTAATATAGAAGCAAGTGGTGCAGCTAATGTTGTGACTGAATCTGAGGCTGCAGCAGGAGGAACTCCACCCACCAGAGTCAAGCGTGCAAAGAAGAAAACTTCACCTATTTGGAAGCATTTCACTGAAGTTTTTGTTGAAGAAAAGGTGGATGACATGGTTATCAAGAAGCCGATGGCAGTATGCAAGTATTGTGATGATGTTCTTAGTTCCCAAAGCAATCAAGGTACCACACGCCTATGGAATCACTATCATTCATTTCATgatgaaaaaaatgagag TTGGTAG